Proteins from a genomic interval of Desulfuromonas thiophila:
- a CDS encoding DEAD/DEAH box helicase: MRFDELDLAPVLQAGIGRCGFTALTPVQQQALPLALAGRDVAAQAQTGTGKTAAFLIALYNRLLAQPGAEGPAPRALILAPTRELVMQIAADAEALAGDAPLRLLQILGGIDYDRQRKALLEGADILVATPGRLIDYVRQKVCSFEQIQMLVIDEADRMFDMGFIQDLRFILRRLPPFSRRQTMLFSATLSHRVMELAYDFMNQAVRVEIAPEQVTAANIEELVYHVGYKEKIPLLLGLLRGPLAGGKVMVFANTKRETERVAGILQANEIRAALISGDLNQRRRMKILQQFKENQIDVLVATDVASRGIHVDDVTHVVNYDVPQDVEDYVHRIGRTARAGASGLAIMMADEELVYALPAIEDYIGHKIPHDVPEETLFCWQYQRPAASRRRRGPTGIAAAETKAAPSTGRRRCRPTGRPAPRPKN; encoded by the coding sequence ATGCGTTTTGATGAACTGGACCTTGCCCCCGTTTTACAGGCCGGTATTGGCCGCTGTGGTTTCACCGCACTGACGCCGGTGCAGCAGCAGGCTTTGCCCCTGGCCCTGGCGGGGCGTGATGTTGCCGCCCAGGCTCAGACCGGAACCGGCAAGACGGCTGCTTTTCTGATTGCTCTCTACAACCGCCTGCTGGCGCAGCCGGGGGCAGAGGGGCCGGCGCCGCGGGCGTTGATTCTGGCGCCGACCCGCGAATTGGTCATGCAGATCGCCGCCGATGCCGAGGCGTTGGCTGGCGATGCGCCGCTGCGGCTGCTGCAGATTCTCGGTGGTATCGACTATGACCGGCAGCGCAAGGCCCTGCTGGAGGGCGCCGATATTCTGGTGGCCACGCCTGGGCGCCTGATCGACTATGTACGGCAGAAGGTCTGCAGTTTCGAACAGATCCAGATGCTGGTGATTGATGAAGCCGACCGCATGTTTGACATGGGCTTCATTCAGGATCTGCGATTCATCCTGCGACGCCTGCCACCGTTTTCCCGGCGCCAGACCATGCTGTTTTCGGCGACGCTGTCTCATCGGGTAATGGAGTTGGCCTACGATTTCATGAATCAGGCGGTGCGGGTCGAAATCGCACCGGAGCAGGTGACTGCCGCCAATATTGAAGAGTTGGTCTACCATGTCGGTTACAAGGAAAAAATTCCGCTGTTGCTGGGGCTGCTGCGTGGTCCGCTGGCGGGGGGCAAGGTCATGGTGTTTGCCAACACCAAACGGGAAACCGAGCGCGTCGCCGGGATTCTCCAGGCCAATGAAATTCGCGCAGCACTGATCTCCGGCGATCTCAATCAGCGCCGCCGCATGAAGATTCTGCAGCAGTTCAAGGAGAATCAGATTGATGTGCTGGTGGCGACCGATGTGGCGTCACGTGGCATCCATGTCGATGATGTCACCCATGTGGTCAATTACGATGTGCCGCAGGATGTCGAAGACTATGTTCACCGCATCGGTCGGACTGCCCGGGCCGGTGCCAGTGGCCTGGCCATCATGATGGCGGACGAAGAGCTGGTGTACGCCCTGCCGGCCATCGAAGACTATATCGGCCACAAGATCCCGCACGATGTGCCGGAAGAGACGCTGTTCTGCTGGCAATATCAGCGGCCTGCCGCCAGTCGGCGGCGCCGTGGCCCTACGGGGATTGCGGCTGCCGAGACCAAAGCTGCGCCTTCGACTGGGCGGCGCCGTTGCCGGCCCACGGGCCGGCCGGCTCCGCGACCGAAGAACTGA
- a CDS encoding LPS-assembly protein LptD: protein MNKGRNTRIARWLVLALLLAPVAAPAEVALDSDAPVALQADELSYDEQQQLYRARGAVELRQGALQLNADTVRYHVPTSTAEAQGQVRLTDPAGYLHGEQMQLNLAQETGSVTAARGFFSAYNVHLWGDVIEKQGPQRYHVRQGAFTTCNGEVPDWKFGAREIDVTVGGMAQARHVRFYLHDVPVFYLPYLAYPVKTERESGFLLPLAGYSDNRGLQLSLAYYQVLADNQDLTLFVDHFSKMGLGTGAEYRYLFGGDNRGTLNLYYISSYGGAAYNDLSDRFAGRWQHWGLLPGRLRLTADAEYVSEIDYFDDFGSVADEYDKEEVESTLALNRAWGDLNLTGLVQYTKDLEPLVDNDRMLQKLPELHLNYLHSRLGTSALYGGFDGVATQFWRREGSRGSRLEARPHLTGFFLAGGALEVEPRLAYRQRLYFSSAHEDADWAAAGIDDGFEQTGNWEFSTRVATRLDRVFQLADSGLTRLKHSIEPEVTYGYVPNRKQSDLPWFDPADRIDHANRLSYALVNRLVGKFVTAGQQPLYRELVYLRLAQDYDLWLDRHERSQRYDQERFSPILTELILRPTAFWYVDIDADYDPAGKAFEYFNAETGLEQSFDRRLALSYRYDRDDAEYLATRLQADLLKPLYVTYEQRFDCRQRQRLENVVYLEYRSQCWSLFVGYRDRQDDQEILVRFALGGVSQLNRSGSRLGGF from the coding sequence GTGAACAAGGGGCGAAATACAAGGATAGCGCGTTGGCTGGTGCTGGCGCTGCTGCTGGCGCCGGTGGCGGCTCCGGCGGAGGTGGCGCTGGACAGCGACGCGCCGGTGGCGCTGCAGGCCGATGAGCTCAGCTATGACGAGCAGCAGCAGCTCTACCGTGCCAGAGGGGCGGTCGAGTTGCGGCAGGGGGCGTTGCAGCTCAATGCCGATACGGTGCGCTACCATGTGCCGACCAGTACGGCCGAGGCACAGGGGCAGGTACGGCTGACGGACCCGGCCGGCTATCTGCATGGTGAGCAGATGCAGCTGAATCTGGCGCAGGAAACCGGCTCGGTCACGGCGGCCCGTGGTTTTTTTTCCGCCTACAACGTTCATCTGTGGGGCGATGTTATCGAGAAGCAGGGGCCCCAGCGCTACCATGTCCGGCAGGGTGCTTTCACCACCTGCAATGGCGAGGTGCCTGACTGGAAATTCGGTGCCCGTGAAATTGATGTCACCGTTGGTGGCATGGCCCAGGCCCGCCATGTGCGTTTCTACCTGCACGACGTGCCGGTGTTTTATCTGCCCTATCTGGCCTATCCGGTCAAGACCGAGCGGGAATCGGGGTTTCTGTTGCCGTTGGCCGGCTATTCCGACAACCGTGGTCTGCAGCTGTCACTGGCCTATTATCAGGTGCTGGCTGACAATCAGGACCTGACCCTCTTTGTCGATCACTTTTCCAAGATGGGGTTGGGCACGGGGGCTGAATATCGCTACCTGTTTGGCGGAGATAACCGTGGCACACTCAATCTTTATTATATCTCCAGTTATGGTGGCGCAGCCTACAACGACCTGTCTGACCGGTTCGCCGGGCGCTGGCAACACTGGGGTCTGCTGCCGGGGCGCCTGCGGCTGACGGCGGATGCCGAATATGTCAGTGAAATCGACTATTTTGATGATTTTGGATCCGTTGCCGACGAATATGACAAGGAAGAAGTCGAAAGTACTCTGGCCCTTAACCGCGCCTGGGGCGATCTCAATCTGACCGGTCTGGTGCAGTACACCAAGGATCTGGAGCCTTTGGTCGATAATGACCGTATGCTGCAGAAGTTACCGGAACTGCACCTGAACTACCTGCACAGCCGGCTGGGTACCTCTGCGCTGTATGGGGGCTTTGACGGTGTGGCGACCCAGTTCTGGCGCCGTGAAGGGAGCCGCGGCAGTCGCCTCGAGGCCCGGCCGCATCTGACCGGCTTTTTCCTGGCCGGGGGGGCGCTGGAGGTGGAACCACGTCTGGCCTATCGGCAGCGGTTGTATTTCAGTTCGGCCCATGAGGATGCCGATTGGGCTGCCGCCGGCATTGACGATGGCTTCGAGCAGACCGGCAACTGGGAATTTTCCACCCGTGTCGCTACCCGGCTGGATCGGGTTTTTCAACTGGCCGACAGCGGTCTGACACGGCTTAAGCACAGCATTGAGCCGGAAGTAACCTATGGCTATGTGCCCAACCGCAAACAATCGGATTTGCCCTGGTTCGATCCGGCTGACCGGATCGATCATGCCAATCGGCTGAGCTATGCCCTGGTCAACCGGCTGGTGGGCAAGTTTGTCACGGCAGGACAGCAACCGTTGTATCGGGAACTGGTCTATCTGCGTCTGGCGCAGGACTACGATCTCTGGCTCGATCGCCATGAGCGCAGCCAGCGCTATGACCAAGAGCGCTTTTCGCCCATACTGACGGAACTGATCCTGCGACCGACGGCCTTCTGGTATGTTGACATCGATGCCGACTACGATCCGGCGGGGAAGGCGTTTGAATATTTCAATGCCGAAACCGGTCTGGAGCAGAGCTTCGACCGGCGTCTGGCGCTGTCCTACCGCTACGACCGCGACGATGCTGAATATCTGGCCACGCGCCTGCAGGCCGACCTGCTTAAACCGCTCTATGTTACCTACGAGCAGCGTTTCGATTGCCGTCAGCGCCAACGACTGGAAAATGTGGTTTATCTGGAGTACCGCTCTCAGTGCTGGAGCCTGTTTGTTGGTTATCGCGACCGGCAGGACGATCAGGAGATCCTGGTGCGTTTTGCGCTGGGTGGTGTCAGCCAGCTCAACCGCTCCGGTAGCCGGCTGGGCGGTTTCTGA
- a CDS encoding uracil-DNA glycosylase: MWLAGLRDCCRCPRLVAYRQSIPARAPHRPQDYHNAPVAGFGDEQARIWLIGLAPGAQGANRTGRPFTGDGAGDFMYPLLHEAGLCSQPLATAADDGLRLHDLYISNAVRCVPPANRPTTAEFQACQRYLQQEWQRLPCLRVVLALGRESFLNLLRLQQQSHVLRLADYPFSHACCYRLPTGHWLLGSYHTSRYNLNTGRIDAAAFRQVLDLARKLAARPSGESG; this comes from the coding sequence ATGTGGCTGGCCGGCTTGCGAGACTGTTGTCGTTGCCCGCGTCTGGTGGCCTATCGGCAGAGCATTCCCGCGCGTGCGCCCCATCGACCGCAGGACTATCATAACGCGCCGGTGGCCGGCTTTGGCGATGAGCAGGCCCGCATCTGGTTGATCGGTCTGGCGCCGGGGGCCCAGGGGGCCAACCGTACCGGCCGCCCTTTCACTGGTGATGGGGCTGGTGATTTCATGTATCCGCTGCTGCACGAGGCTGGCCTGTGCAGCCAGCCTCTGGCCACGGCCGCCGATGATGGGCTGCGGCTGCACGATCTGTATATCAGCAATGCCGTGCGGTGCGTGCCGCCAGCCAACCGGCCGACGACGGCCGAATTTCAGGCCTGTCAGAGGTATCTGCAGCAGGAATGGCAGCGGCTGCCCTGCCTGCGCGTGGTGCTGGCGCTGGGCCGCGAGTCCTTTCTCAATCTGCTGCGGCTGCAACAGCAGAGCCATGTCTTGCGCTTGGCCGACTATCCGTTTTCTCATGCCTGCTGTTATCGGCTGCCGACAGGCCACTGGTTGCTCGGCAGCTATCATACCAGTCGCTATAATCTGAATACCGGCCGGATTGATGCTGCCGCCTTTCGTCAGGTATTGGATCTGGCGCGAAAACTGGCAGCGCGGCCAAGCGGAGAAAGCGGTTGA
- a CDS encoding DUF815 domain-containing protein, whose product MTLSDVEIDWEFLLQRLERLLDLAEERLEQQLQPWQPDAELFARSAAFWFDGEQLRCRPAVIEPEQPLLGLDAVRATLRRNLCQFAAVLPAAAVLLHGPAGGGKRTLVRTLSAELVGQGVRLIELDEDRLPLLDGLLEQLAEVPLQFVVLVAEMPLAQDSPARRILLRLLAGGSGGCPANVLLCVSSSESLVDAEARLPPACDLFGLQLAVPALTMRQYLELVGRLHRYHEIQLDLASVEHLARRLARERGRCSGRLAAQLLAVLAGSEALEQRVRAEKAAALTSG is encoded by the coding sequence GTGACGTTGAGCGACGTGGAAATCGACTGGGAATTCTTGCTGCAGCGTCTGGAGCGTTTGCTTGACCTGGCCGAGGAGCGCCTGGAACAACAGCTGCAACCCTGGCAGCCGGATGCTGAGCTGTTTGCCCGCAGTGCCGCCTTCTGGTTTGATGGGGAACAGCTGCGATGCCGCCCGGCCGTTATCGAGCCGGAGCAGCCGCTGCTGGGACTTGATGCCGTGCGGGCGACCCTGCGGCGGAATCTGTGCCAGTTTGCCGCGGTGCTGCCGGCTGCCGCCGTGTTATTGCATGGACCGGCGGGTGGTGGCAAGCGGACTCTGGTGCGGACGCTGAGCGCCGAGTTGGTCGGGCAGGGAGTGCGGTTGATTGAACTGGACGAGGACCGCTTGCCCCTGCTTGACGGCTTGCTCGAACAGCTGGCCGAGGTGCCGTTGCAGTTTGTTGTGCTGGTTGCCGAAATGCCACTGGCACAGGATAGTCCGGCCCGTCGTATCTTGTTGCGTTTGCTGGCTGGTGGTAGCGGTGGCTGCCCGGCCAATGTGCTGCTCTGTGTTAGTAGCAGCGAATCGTTGGTCGATGCCGAGGCCCGTTTGCCGCCAGCCTGTGATCTGTTCGGTTTGCAGCTGGCGGTGCCAGCCTTGACCATGCGCCAGTATCTGGAACTGGTTGGCCGGTTGCATCGCTACCATGAAATTCAGCTCGACCTGGCCAGTGTCGAGCATCTGGCCCGTCGTCTGGCGCGGGAGCGGGGCCGCTGCAGTGGCCGTCTTGCCGCCCAGTTGCTTGCCGTGCTGGCCGGTTCCGAA
- a CDS encoding THUMP domain-containing class I SAM-dependent RNA methyltransferase, producing MKKTSEHCFVICPPGVERLCARELESLGIHVLAQETGGLSFDGNLQQLYRANLWLRSANRILVRLGTLQARDFPSLYRKASQLPWGKFLRSSAQLEVQVSAHHSRLNHSGRIAETLLAACDRALGSGTDNAAATNPQQLFVRFEQDQCTLSIDSSGERLHRRGYRHCPSQAPLRENLAAACLLQLGWDGKVPFMDAFCGSGTLVIEAALLASRRAPGLQRPFAFMGWPGYRAGLWQVLCDEARQQQIVPVVTLYAGDLDAPSLEQAQANAARAGVADWINWQQGDFTTLLPTESEGLWLSNPPYGLRLERASHLPALLSRLRQHQQARLPGWQAIVLLPRQLLAKQRPRLAFRHGGLAVGLYPFSALP from the coding sequence GTGAAAAAAACCTCTGAACACTGTTTCGTCATCTGCCCACCGGGTGTCGAAAGACTCTGTGCCCGGGAACTGGAGAGCCTCGGCATCCACGTACTGGCACAGGAAACCGGCGGCCTGAGCTTCGATGGCAACCTGCAACAGCTCTATCGGGCCAATTTGTGGTTGCGCAGCGCCAACCGCATCCTGGTACGGCTGGGCACACTGCAGGCGCGTGATTTTCCCAGCCTTTACCGTAAGGCCAGCCAGCTGCCGTGGGGCAAATTTCTGCGCAGCAGCGCCCAGTTGGAGGTGCAGGTCAGCGCCCACCACAGCCGACTGAACCACAGCGGCCGCATCGCCGAAACCCTGCTGGCGGCCTGTGATCGCGCCCTCGGGAGCGGCACCGACAATGCTGCCGCGACAAATCCGCAACAGCTGTTCGTCCGTTTCGAGCAGGACCAGTGCACCCTGTCCATCGACAGCAGCGGCGAACGCCTGCACCGGCGCGGCTACCGCCACTGTCCCAGTCAGGCGCCGCTGCGTGAAAATCTCGCCGCCGCCTGCCTGCTGCAACTCGGCTGGGACGGCAAGGTCCCCTTCATGGATGCCTTCTGCGGCAGTGGTACTCTGGTGATTGAGGCCGCCTTGCTGGCCAGCCGCCGAGCGCCGGGGCTGCAGCGTCCTTTTGCCTTCATGGGTTGGCCCGGTTATCGTGCCGGGCTGTGGCAAGTCCTGTGCGACGAGGCCCGCCAACAACAGATCGTACCGGTGGTGACACTCTACGCCGGGGATCTGGACGCGCCAAGCCTCGAACAAGCCCAGGCCAATGCGGCGCGGGCCGGCGTCGCTGACTGGATCAACTGGCAGCAGGGCGATTTCACCACCCTGCTGCCGACGGAATCTGAGGGGCTGTGGCTGAGCAATCCACCCTACGGCCTACGCCTTGAACGGGCCAGCCACCTGCCAGCCCTGTTGAGTCGGCTGCGTCAGCATCAGCAAGCCCGGCTGCCGGGTTGGCAGGCTATCGTTCTGCTGCCGCGGCAACTGCTGGCAAAACAACGCCCACGGTTGGCCTTCCGTCATGGCGGCCTGGCGGTGGGGCTCTACCCTTTCAGTGCGCTACCTTGA
- a CDS encoding bifunctional folylpolyglutamate synthase/dihydrofolate synthase — protein sequence MTEHPVLAYLYGLQMFGIKLGLETVRQLLAALGQPQRRYRVIHVAGTNGKGSVCAFLAAICRQAGYRVGLYTSPHLHCFSERIQVDGEPITLESVATLTERLRALSGGLRPTFFEFTTVLALEYFAEQQVDLAIVEVGMGGRLDATNVVEPLVTVITPVSRDHQAHLGETLQQIAEEKAGILKKAVPAVVGPQRAEVTALLQRRCAEQAVPLSLFGRDFAPLAPLPQDPVGSLRVRTPAGLSPAVLPSLAGRHQWDNLATALMVVTELRRLGLQFPDAALTDGAARACWPGRLEWWPAPTVAGALLLDGAHNEAGAAVLADYLRQQGYGAGRRRVRWLAGFKSDKDVPAVLEPLASLCCALYAVPIPQEQSFSPGRLGQLAQLAGVPAQLYDDVAEGLRQAQGQRQPDELVLVAGSLFLVAAAREILMAQEGP from the coding sequence ATGACAGAGCATCCGGTCCTGGCCTATCTTTACGGGCTGCAGATGTTCGGCATCAAGTTGGGGTTGGAAACCGTCCGGCAGTTGTTGGCCGCCCTGGGCCAACCCCAGCGTCGCTACCGGGTGATCCATGTAGCTGGTACCAATGGCAAGGGTTCAGTCTGCGCCTTTCTTGCCGCCATCTGCCGTCAGGCCGGCTACCGGGTCGGCCTGTATACCTCCCCCCATCTGCACTGCTTCAGTGAACGTATTCAGGTCGACGGCGAGCCCATCACCCTCGAATCCGTTGCCACCCTGACCGAACGATTGCGTGCGCTCAGTGGTGGCCTGCGGCCGACCTTTTTCGAATTTACCACGGTTCTGGCGTTAGAGTATTTCGCCGAACAGCAGGTTGACCTGGCCATTGTCGAAGTGGGCATGGGGGGCCGGCTTGATGCCACCAACGTTGTCGAGCCGCTTGTAACTGTCATCACGCCCGTCAGTCGTGATCATCAGGCCCATCTGGGCGAAACTCTGCAGCAGATTGCCGAGGAAAAAGCCGGGATTCTCAAGAAGGCCGTGCCGGCGGTGGTGGGACCACAGCGGGCTGAGGTTACCGCTTTGCTGCAGCGGCGTTGCGCTGAACAGGCGGTTCCGTTGAGCCTGTTCGGCCGGGATTTCGCACCGCTGGCGCCGCTGCCGCAGGATCCGGTGGGCAGCCTGCGTGTGCGCACCCCGGCGGGGTTGTCGCCGGCGGTGCTGCCTTCTTTAGCCGGTCGCCACCAGTGGGACAATCTGGCGACGGCGCTGATGGTGGTGACAGAGCTGAGGCGTCTGGGGCTGCAGTTCCCGGATGCGGCGTTGACCGATGGCGCGGCCAGGGCCTGCTGGCCCGGCCGGCTGGAGTGGTGGCCGGCGCCGACGGTTGCTGGCGCGCTGCTGTTGGATGGGGCACATAATGAGGCGGGCGCGGCGGTTCTGGCCGACTATCTGCGTCAGCAGGGTTATGGCGCCGGTCGGCGGCGGGTGCGCTGGCTGGCTGGTTTCAAGAGCGACAAGGATGTCCCGGCGGTGCTGGAGCCGCTGGCGTCGTTGTGCTGTGCGCTTTATGCTGTGCCGATTCCGCAGGAGCAAAGCTTTTCACCCGGCCGGCTGGGGCAACTGGCGCAGCTGGCCGGTGTGCCGGCGCAGCTGTATGATGACGTGGCGGAAGGTTTGAGGCAGGCACAGGGCCAGCGCCAGCCGGATGAGCTGGTGCTGGTGGCGGGATCGCTGTTTCTGGTGGCGGCGGCACGCGAGATTCTCATGGCACAGGAGGGCCCGTGA
- the accD gene encoding acetyl-CoA carboxylase, carboxyltransferase subunit beta has protein sequence MVWFRKTKAPITPVEKKTVQMPEGLWTKCKNCSEIIYAKEIERNLSVCPKCDYHFRISARARIDLVLDGDSFREMDANLQSVDFLEFKDSKRYKERIKSAVGKAGGGDAVVCGEGTIDGLPVVVAVFDFSFMGGSMGSVVGEKITRAIEKGLETRAPVIIFSCSGGARMQESILSLMQMAKTSAALARLKQAGIPFISVLTDPTTGGVTASFAMLGDVNMTEPRALIGFAGPRVIEQTIRQTLPDGFQRSEYLLEHGMVDMIVTRQEMKARLSQILRIFTRH, from the coding sequence ATGGTCTGGTTCAGAAAAACCAAGGCGCCCATTACGCCGGTGGAGAAAAAAACCGTTCAGATGCCCGAAGGGCTGTGGACCAAATGCAAGAACTGTTCGGAAATCATTTACGCCAAGGAAATCGAGCGCAACCTGAGTGTTTGTCCCAAATGCGATTACCATTTCCGTATCAGTGCCCGGGCGCGTATTGACCTGGTCCTCGATGGTGACTCGTTTCGCGAAATGGATGCGAATCTGCAATCGGTCGATTTTCTCGAATTCAAGGACAGCAAGCGCTACAAGGAGCGCATCAAGTCCGCCGTTGGCAAGGCCGGGGGCGGTGATGCCGTCGTTTGTGGCGAGGGCACCATCGATGGTTTGCCGGTAGTGGTTGCTGTGTTTGATTTCAGCTTCATGGGCGGCAGCATGGGGTCGGTGGTGGGGGAGAAGATTACCCGCGCTATCGAGAAGGGCCTTGAAACCCGGGCACCGGTGATCATCTTTTCCTGCAGTGGTGGTGCGCGCATGCAGGAGAGCATCCTGTCGCTGATGCAGATGGCCAAGACCAGCGCCGCTCTGGCACGCCTCAAGCAGGCCGGTATCCCCTTTATTTCGGTGCTGACCGATCCGACAACCGGCGGCGTAACGGCCAGTTTCGCCATGCTAGGCGATGTCAACATGACCGAGCCCCGTGCCCTGATCGGTTTTGCCGGGCCGCGGGTAATTGAGCAGACCATTCGTCAGACGCTGCCTGACGGCTTTCAGCGCTCGGAATATCTGCTGGAACACGGCATGGTTGACATGATTGTGACACGGCAGGAGATGAAGGCCCGCTTGTCACAGATTCTGCGTATTTTCACCCGCCACTAG
- the trpA gene encoding tryptophan synthase subunit alpha: MGRIEQTFRLLRERNEAALIPFVTAGHPDRAWSAAILRCLAESGADLIELGMPFSDPMADGPTIQAASERALAAGTTLAAVLQLVAGLRRENAQVPVVLMGYYNPLLRFGLPEFVRQAVAAGVDGLLLVDVPPEERDELQPLCDAAGLHLITLLAPTTPPARAAELLAAASGFVYYVSMTGVTGTQQLDSCAIADQVAALRQHSPVPVAVGFGIRTAEQAAAVAAFADAVVVGSALVNIIEQNAQSPQLLHQVGDFVAGLKQAVRQARSCQQK; encoded by the coding sequence GTGGGCCGTATCGAACAGACCTTCCGCCTGTTGCGGGAACGCAACGAGGCGGCACTGATTCCCTTTGTGACGGCCGGGCACCCGGATCGGGCGTGGAGTGCCGCTATTTTGCGTTGTCTCGCTGAGAGCGGGGCTGACCTGATTGAACTGGGAATGCCTTTTTCTGATCCGATGGCCGATGGCCCCACCATTCAGGCGGCATCGGAGCGGGCGCTGGCGGCCGGGACAACCCTGGCGGCAGTGCTGCAACTGGTCGCCGGCCTGCGGCGAGAAAATGCCCAGGTGCCGGTGGTGTTGATGGGCTATTACAATCCGCTGCTACGCTTTGGATTGCCGGAATTTGTCCGTCAAGCGGTAGCGGCCGGGGTTGACGGGCTGCTGCTGGTCGATGTGCCGCCGGAGGAACGCGATGAGTTGCAGCCCCTGTGTGACGCCGCTGGTCTGCACCTGATTACCCTGTTGGCACCGACCACGCCGCCAGCACGGGCTGCTGAGCTGCTGGCCGCAGCCAGCGGATTTGTCTATTATGTCTCCATGACCGGGGTTACCGGTACTCAGCAACTCGACAGTTGCGCCATCGCTGATCAGGTCGCGGCCTTGCGCCAGCACAGCCCGGTGCCTGTGGCTGTCGGGTTCGGTATTCGCACGGCCGAGCAGGCGGCTGCCGTGGCAGCCTTTGCCGATGCTGTGGTGGTGGGTAGTGCCCTGGTTAACATCATCGAACAGAACGCGCAGTCGCCGCAGCTGCTGCACCAGGTTGGTGACTTTGTCGCTGGTCTGAAACAGGCGGTGCGACAGGCGCGCAGCTGCCAACAGAAGTGA